One window of Phycisphaeraceae bacterium genomic DNA carries:
- a CDS encoding DUF1844 domain-containing protein has translation MADEQPKIIVDSDWKAQAQAEKERLAAKEAAAKPAAASPGGSPGSPPAAAEEAEPTLFEELLRMLATQALLYMGAFPDPSTGQAVLSPEMAKLHIDMLGELEAKTKGNLSEHESKTLTSYLYELRMQYVEVSREIARLIKEGKIRPGSGQGGVSVAGPGGIPQNPSMM, from the coding sequence ATGGCGGACGAGCAGCCCAAGATTATCGTGGATAGTGACTGGAAGGCGCAAGCCCAGGCCGAGAAGGAGCGACTCGCCGCCAAAGAGGCCGCGGCGAAGCCCGCTGCCGCCTCTCCGGGTGGCTCCCCCGGCTCACCACCGGCCGCCGCCGAAGAGGCCGAGCCCACGCTCTTCGAGGAGCTTCTCCGCATGCTCGCGACACAGGCCCTGCTCTATATGGGGGCCTTTCCTGACCCTTCGACCGGCCAGGCCGTGCTCTCCCCTGAAATGGCGAAACTGCACATCGACATGCTGGGCGAACTCGAAGCCAAGACCAAGGGGAACCTGAGCGAACACGAATCAAAGACACTCACGTCATACCTGTACGAGTTGCGCATGCAGTACGTAGAGGTCAGCCGCGAGATCGCTCGGCTGATCAAAGAAGGGAAGATCCGCCCCGGGAGCGGCCAAGGCGGCGTGAGCGTCGCAGGCCCGGGTGGGATCCCGCAAAATCCATCCATGATGTGA